The Vibrio astriarenae genome contains a region encoding:
- a CDS encoding diguanylate cyclase domain-containing protein, producing the protein MRRELPTINIRVALIVLVASCTLLPLLYLSHYFIDTQVTFLQEQKTRQLNNTDSAVLATIRTDVTRLLDTVALYSADRFVIQATNNIFYSSPMQRKINDFIGLTDIDATVYFADRGWDIAYEASGSVYHFENSGLIKQIRDQQAILSSGLGFTLHYQEPLLVDAGEGRGVAFVAPLLPFTLEKVSQYEPQGYIIILIDYKSLSSRVKPLLLEEESIEFRPPHPIPSVDGDSVLSRNLTINHPTISQPFELQLIYSLSDTARTEQLTVYQNQMRRVIGVVFLVSVALVWLVNHLFSRQFSRINQVVLELSRGGEASAINRPFKYVFSELRNIERLIKAQRSRISLQVAELKSSNLKLEEANITIANKNQQLETFNARLEEQVVEKTKALQQTLNREARHSKMLDLILQNISDFSSIGYRGLPQLVQDQLTMLFEFEVVKFTYQRHEGSHLELLSSFDKVQGHISHKPLLLKDEEQVLMDIYCQQLASWIELERIGRCDGLTHSLNRLAFDDDFNYLKQKLENDEIGQFALVVIDINGLKPVNDHYGHELGDKLIIACCKLLQNTSFTNVANVYRVGGDEFVMLLPDVSEGELHSLQRQLEQAQMGAEVFDEAGHAHRVSFSIGVVHSDDHAPNDMFQIADDEMYRSKHRYYHQA; encoded by the coding sequence ATGAGAAGAGAACTTCCAACAATTAATATCAGGGTTGCACTGATTGTGCTGGTGGCTTCATGCACCCTTCTACCGTTGCTGTACCTCAGTCACTATTTCATCGACACGCAGGTGACTTTTTTACAGGAGCAGAAGACAAGGCAACTTAATAATACCGACTCTGCTGTCCTTGCTACCATTCGCACTGATGTTACTCGTCTTCTTGATACCGTTGCTCTCTATTCTGCCGACCGGTTTGTTATTCAAGCAACCAATAACATCTTTTATTCGTCACCGATGCAGAGAAAGATCAATGACTTCATTGGCCTTACTGATATCGATGCCACCGTCTACTTTGCGGACCGAGGCTGGGATATCGCTTACGAAGCAAGTGGCAGTGTGTATCATTTTGAGAATAGTGGCCTGATTAAGCAGATTAGGGATCAGCAAGCGATACTCTCTTCCGGCTTAGGCTTCACACTGCATTACCAAGAACCATTGCTCGTTGATGCCGGAGAGGGGAGAGGGGTCGCTTTTGTTGCTCCGTTGCTGCCTTTTACACTGGAGAAAGTCAGTCAGTACGAGCCTCAGGGCTATATCATAATATTAATTGATTACAAAAGTTTATCTTCGAGAGTCAAGCCATTGCTTCTTGAAGAAGAGTCAATCGAGTTTCGACCACCCCATCCAATACCAAGTGTTGACGGTGACTCTGTACTATCACGTAACTTGACGATAAATCACCCGACTATAAGTCAACCTTTTGAGCTTCAGCTGATTTATTCTTTGTCAGATACAGCAAGGACCGAGCAGTTGACCGTCTATCAGAACCAGATGAGACGGGTTATTGGGGTTGTGTTTTTGGTTTCCGTAGCGTTGGTCTGGCTGGTGAACCACTTATTTAGTCGCCAGTTTTCACGTATTAACCAAGTGGTGCTCGAACTCTCGCGTGGTGGCGAGGCAAGTGCAATAAACCGCCCATTTAAGTACGTTTTTAGTGAACTACGAAACATTGAGAGACTGATTAAGGCACAAAGAAGCCGTATTAGTCTGCAGGTGGCAGAGTTAAAGTCTTCAAACCTAAAGCTGGAAGAAGCCAACATCACGATAGCAAATAAAAATCAGCAGCTTGAAACCTTTAATGCTCGCCTAGAGGAGCAGGTTGTAGAAAAAACCAAAGCACTGCAGCAAACTCTAAATAGAGAAGCAAGGCACAGTAAAATGCTTGATCTCATCTTGCAAAATATCAGTGACTTTTCATCCATCGGGTATCGGGGGCTACCGCAGCTGGTACAAGATCAGCTGACGATGCTCTTTGAGTTTGAAGTCGTTAAGTTTACGTACCAAAGGCATGAGGGAAGCCATCTAGAACTGTTGTCTTCCTTTGATAAGGTGCAAGGTCATATCTCCCATAAACCTCTTTTGCTGAAAGATGAAGAGCAGGTGTTGATGGACATTTATTGCCAACAATTAGCCTCTTGGATTGAACTTGAACGAATAGGTCGTTGTGATGGCCTTACGCATAGTCTTAACCGCTTGGCTTTTGATGATGATTTTAACTATTTAAAACAAAAGCTTGAGAATGATGAGATTGGCCAGTTTGCTTTAGTCGTTATCGACATTAATGGCTTAAAGCCAGTGAATGACCATTATGGTCATGAGCTTGGAGATAAACTCATTATCGCGTGTTGTAAACTGTTACAGAACACGTCTTTTACCAATGTTGCTAATGTTTATCGTGTTGGTGGGGATGAGTTTGTGATGCTTTTACCTGACGTTAGTGAGGGCGAGTTACATTCACTCCAGCGGCAACTAGAGCAAGCACAAATGGGGGCAGAGGTGTTTGATGAGGCGGGTCATGCGCACCGTGTCAGTTTCTCAATTGGTGTGGTGCACAGTGATGACCATGCACCTAACGATATGTTTCAAATTGCCGATGATGAGATGTATCGCAGTAAACATCGTTACTATCATCAAGCTTAA
- the tilS gene encoding tRNA lysidine(34) synthetase TilS: MSIVESQFQSVLKPLVHSESNLVVALSGGLDSMVLLQLSAAFAREQRLKCCAIHVHHGLSNNADEWAEVCKKVCEQLGVEIITEHVSLDLSHGESVEQLARSARYQALEQHMTPQSLLLTGQHGDDQLETFLLALKRGSGPKGLASMGSISPMASGLMVRPLLNLSRQELEAWATKAQLQWVEDESNQDQRFDRNFIRHSVTPALKARWPNILQSTVRTAALCAEQEALLDELLRDKLDSSVNGFGGLLIEDLTPHTEVYRFRLVRMWLASHGELMPSQAQMHQLWSSIACAQPDANPQLKLARGTVRRFQGALYWVESFEDVTHWSQSLTLTKTLLLPDGLGELGLQKMAQADAPCSARVGILRAPAPGEDYRVVFDPTGLSAHPEARQHSRKLKKLFQEYGVPSWLRRRTPIIMSNEQVVAVVGLFVDQRFSGQDIELIWHREIK, from the coding sequence ATGTCCATCGTTGAGTCTCAATTTCAATCAGTGTTAAAGCCTCTCGTTCACAGCGAATCAAACCTCGTTGTGGCTTTGAGTGGTGGTCTTGACTCGATGGTGCTCTTGCAGCTGAGTGCTGCTTTTGCCCGTGAGCAGCGCCTGAAATGTTGTGCGATTCATGTACACCATGGGCTGAGCAACAATGCGGATGAGTGGGCTGAAGTTTGCAAAAAGGTGTGTGAACAGCTAGGTGTCGAGATCATTACTGAGCATGTATCACTCGACCTTTCTCATGGTGAGAGCGTTGAGCAGCTTGCGCGCAGTGCCCGTTACCAGGCACTTGAGCAGCATATGACTCCGCAATCTCTTCTGCTCACAGGTCAGCATGGTGACGATCAGCTTGAGACGTTTTTACTGGCATTAAAGCGTGGGAGTGGACCAAAGGGCTTAGCTTCGATGGGGTCTATATCCCCTATGGCGTCTGGCCTCATGGTTCGTCCACTACTCAACTTGTCTCGTCAGGAGCTTGAAGCATGGGCGACGAAAGCACAGCTGCAGTGGGTGGAAGACGAAAGTAATCAAGACCAGAGATTTGATCGTAACTTCATTCGCCACAGTGTGACACCTGCATTAAAAGCACGTTGGCCGAATATCCTGCAATCGACCGTGCGCACCGCGGCATTATGTGCCGAGCAAGAAGCTCTGCTAGACGAGCTGTTGAGGGACAAGCTGGATTCATCAGTCAATGGCTTTGGTGGGCTGCTCATTGAAGACTTGACGCCGCATACTGAGGTCTATCGTTTTCGCTTAGTAAGAATGTGGCTCGCCAGTCATGGTGAGTTGATGCCTTCCCAAGCACAAATGCACCAGTTGTGGTCGAGCATTGCTTGCGCTCAACCAGATGCCAACCCCCAGTTAAAACTCGCGAGGGGTACGGTGAGACGTTTTCAAGGCGCATTGTATTGGGTCGAGTCTTTTGAGGATGTAACGCACTGGTCACAATCTCTAACATTAACAAAGACATTGCTTCTCCCTGATGGGTTAGGTGAGCTAGGATTACAAAAAATGGCGCAAGCCGATGCGCCGTGTTCTGCGCGAGTCGGCATTTTGCGAGCACCAGCACCGGGTGAGGATTATCGAGTTGTGTTTGATCCTACTGGCTTATCCGCCCACCCAGAGGCGCGTCAACATAGCCGAAAATTGAAAAAGCTATTTCAGGAGTATGGAGTGCCGAGTTGGTTGCGTCGCCGCACTCCGATCATTATGTCAAACGAGCAAGTGGTGGCGGTTGTGGGACTGTTTGTGGACCAGCGTTTTTCCGGACAAGATATCGAACTCATCTGGCACAGGGAGATAAAATAA
- a CDS encoding endonuclease/exonuclease/phosphatase family protein gives MVFSKSDTPQLVVYDKSASQAPDIQCYYNDTPHAIDQDGYIELLVWNIYKQNRSNWKTALNKLSQSSQLVLLQEASLTKELQSWIGQGNWNGNAVDAFKAFETSAGVLNIARQLPAKACAYIELEPWLRLPKSALYAEYALSNSEQLAVVNIHSVNFTYGTDEYQRQLSALVTELQKHQGPVIAAGDFNSWSAERVEVMQQALKKVGLRPATYEPDYRKQFVNGLPFDHIYYRGLTLETAKAPKTDASDHNPLIARFKL, from the coding sequence ATGGTGTTCTCAAAATCGGATACGCCCCAGTTAGTGGTTTATGACAAAAGCGCTTCTCAAGCTCCTGATATTCAGTGTTATTACAACGACACGCCTCATGCGATAGATCAAGATGGTTATATTGAGCTCTTGGTTTGGAACATCTACAAACAAAATCGCTCCAACTGGAAGACAGCACTCAATAAGTTGAGCCAAAGTAGTCAACTTGTGTTGCTGCAAGAAGCTAGCTTGACCAAGGAATTACAAAGCTGGATTGGTCAGGGTAACTGGAATGGAAATGCCGTTGATGCCTTCAAGGCATTTGAGACCTCGGCTGGGGTGTTAAATATCGCAAGGCAGTTGCCAGCCAAAGCTTGCGCTTATATCGAGCTAGAGCCATGGTTGCGCTTACCTAAATCGGCATTGTATGCAGAATATGCCCTTTCGAATAGTGAGCAACTCGCCGTGGTGAATATTCACTCGGTTAACTTTACCTACGGCACGGATGAGTATCAGCGTCAGTTGTCCGCGCTGGTGACTGAGCTGCAAAAGCATCAGGGACCTGTTATTGCAGCGGGAGACTTCAATAGCTGGAGCGCAGAGCGCGTTGAGGTGATGCAGCAAGCACTGAAGAAGGTTGGTTTAAGGCCTGCCACTTATGAACCGGATTATCGCAAACAGTTCGTCAATGGCCTGCCGTTTGATCATATTTACTATCGTGGCTTGACGCTAGAAACAGCAAAGGCACCCAAAACGGATGCCTCTGATCATAATCCATTGATTGCGCGATTTAAGCTTTAA
- the rnhA gene encoding ribonuclease HI, with the protein MTKLVEIFTDGSCLGNPGPGGYGIVLRYKENEKTLAKGYTLTTNNRMEMLAAVVALQTLKEPCQVILTTDSQYVRQGITQWIHNWKKRDWKTADKKPVKNADLWKALDKETQRHQVDWRWVKGHAGHRENEMCDELARTAAENPTEIDEGYQAS; encoded by the coding sequence ATGACAAAACTCGTGGAAATTTTCACAGACGGATCTTGCTTAGGCAACCCTGGACCTGGCGGCTATGGCATTGTCCTGCGCTATAAAGAAAACGAAAAGACATTGGCAAAAGGCTACACTCTCACCACAAACAATCGCATGGAGATGTTGGCAGCCGTTGTGGCACTTCAAACACTCAAAGAACCCTGTCAGGTGATCCTTACCACCGATAGCCAATATGTACGCCAGGGCATCACTCAGTGGATCCATAACTGGAAAAAGCGTGACTGGAAAACAGCAGATAAAAAGCCCGTTAAAAACGCCGATTTATGGAAAGCATTAGATAAAGAGACCCAGCGCCATCAAGTCGATTGGCGATGGGTTAAGGGCCACGCTGGACATCGAGAAAACGAGATGTGTGATGAACTTGCAAGAACGGCCGCAGAAAACCCGACGGAAATTGATGAGGGCTACCAAGCCTCTTAA
- the gloB gene encoding hydroxyacylglutathione hydrolase — MLPVKSIPAFNDNYIWLIENSQQGCAVVDPGDAQPVLDYLAKHNLELEAILITHHHNDHIGGVAELVRQNPNVDVLGPLNEPIPTVTQTLQGGDQFELFGERFLVLDLEGHTSGHIGFVGDGKLFCGDVLFSGGCGRVFEGTMEQMWQSLDKLAKLPIETEVYCAHEYTLSNLAFALAVEPENPHLLAYRDEVIRLRGLERPTLPTTIELEKRINPFLRLEEVAVLKSVTNRTPANDPLSVFTALREWKNEF, encoded by the coding sequence ATGTTACCTGTCAAAAGCATACCTGCATTTAACGATAATTACATCTGGCTAATTGAAAATAGCCAACAAGGGTGTGCGGTGGTTGACCCCGGTGATGCCCAACCTGTTCTCGATTATCTTGCTAAGCATAATCTTGAATTAGAAGCCATTTTGATTACTCACCATCACAATGACCATATCGGTGGTGTCGCTGAGTTAGTTCGCCAGAACCCCAATGTTGATGTGTTAGGTCCTCTCAACGAGCCTATTCCTACCGTAACGCAAACTCTGCAAGGGGGCGATCAGTTTGAACTGTTTGGCGAGCGCTTTTTAGTTCTCGACTTGGAAGGACATACTTCTGGTCATATTGGTTTTGTTGGCGACGGTAAACTGTTTTGTGGCGACGTACTGTTTTCTGGTGGCTGTGGTCGCGTATTTGAGGGAACAATGGAGCAGATGTGGCAATCGCTAGACAAACTCGCAAAACTACCCATTGAAACTGAAGTTTACTGCGCCCACGAATACACCCTGAGCAACCTTGCTTTTGCGCTTGCCGTTGAGCCAGAAAACCCACACTTACTCGCTTACCGTGATGAAGTGATTCGCCTACGCGGCTTAGAGCGACCGACTCTACCTACGACAATAGAGCTAGAAAAACGTATCAATCCATTCCTGCGCCTGGAAGAGGTCGCAGTGTTGAAATCCGTGACCAATCGCACACCAGCTAACGACCCGCTGTCTGTTTTTACCGCTTTACGTGAGTGGAAAAACGAATTTTGA
- the glnB gene encoding nitrogen regulatory protein P-II, producing the protein MKKIEAIIKPFKLDDVREALAEVGITGMTVSEVKGFGRQKGHTELYRGAEYMVDFLPKVKLEIVVNADVADQCVDTIIETAQTGKIGDGKIFVTDIERIVRIRTGEEDEEAI; encoded by the coding sequence ATGAAAAAAATTGAAGCGATTATCAAGCCGTTCAAACTTGATGATGTACGTGAAGCTTTAGCGGAAGTAGGCATTACGGGCATGACTGTTTCTGAGGTAAAGGGCTTTGGCCGTCAGAAAGGTCACACAGAACTTTACCGTGGCGCAGAGTACATGGTGGACTTTCTACCGAAAGTAAAACTAGAAATCGTGGTTAACGCCGATGTTGCTGACCAGTGTGTTGATACCATCATTGAAACGGCGCAGACGGGTAAAATCGGTGACGGTAAAATTTTCGTTACGGACATTGAGCGTATCGTTCGTATTCGCACTGGCGAAGAGGACGAAGAGGCGATTTAA
- a CDS encoding c-type cytochrome: MKKLMMGVVCALGITSVSAVAAGDIEAGKAKSAICAACHGADGIATIPGYPNLKGQNEQYLISSVKAYKNKERQGGLAAVMQAQASMLSDQDIADLAAYYASLK; the protein is encoded by the coding sequence ATGAAAAAACTAATGATGGGCGTTGTTTGTGCTCTGGGCATCACGAGTGTAAGCGCAGTGGCAGCAGGTGATATAGAAGCAGGGAAAGCCAAATCAGCCATTTGTGCAGCCTGCCATGGGGCTGATGGTATCGCCACGATTCCTGGTTATCCAAACCTTAAGGGGCAGAATGAGCAGTATTTGATCTCATCTGTGAAAGCGTACAAAAACAAAGAACGCCAAGGAGGCCTTGCGGCGGTGATGCAGGCGCAGGCATCTATGCTAAGTGATCAGGACATCGCGGACCTAGCCGCCTACTATGCGAGCTTAAAATAA
- a CDS encoding class I SAM-dependent methyltransferase has protein sequence MKPARSKKELNKPTTWSELQNGHWVSESIQLRLDEWCPKLFGYHLLKLGGLSSELASCHCNIQHQVNLDRDNPIASVIADPFELPFIEKSFDAVILAHQLDFCDDPHRLLREIDRIMIDDGYLILTGFNPLSLTGISSLLPWRKNNLPWSGRMFTPSRIKDWLGVLNYEVIECDGYAVFPYQFNRTFWTWLENSLGQWCRPAGSLYFIVARKRTCPLKPIKPHWQLKRRLSPLVNYSKIGSRVGSRRQL, from the coding sequence ATGAAGCCAGCTCGTAGTAAAAAGGAACTGAATAAACCCACCACTTGGAGTGAACTGCAAAACGGTCACTGGGTGAGTGAGTCAATCCAACTTCGCTTAGATGAATGGTGCCCTAAATTGTTTGGCTATCATCTACTTAAACTTGGTGGCTTAAGTAGTGAGCTTGCCAGTTGTCATTGCAATATTCAACATCAAGTTAATCTCGACCGCGATAACCCTATTGCGAGTGTGATTGCAGACCCTTTTGAGCTTCCATTTATTGAAAAGAGTTTTGATGCAGTAATTTTAGCTCATCAGCTCGACTTTTGTGATGACCCCCACCGTTTACTACGGGAAATTGATCGGATTATGATCGATGACGGCTATCTTATTCTGACGGGCTTTAACCCATTGAGTTTAACCGGCATCTCCAGTTTGCTGCCATGGCGTAAAAACAATCTGCCTTGGAGTGGGCGAATGTTTACTCCTTCACGCATTAAAGACTGGCTTGGTGTCCTTAACTATGAAGTGATTGAGTGTGATGGTTATGCGGTCTTCCCTTATCAATTTAATCGAACGTTTTGGACTTGGTTAGAAAACAGTCTAGGGCAATGGTGCCGCCCAGCAGGTAGCCTGTATTTTATTGTTGCTCGCAAACGAACGTGTCCACTTAAACCAATAAAACCTCACTGGCAGCTAAAACGTAGGCTGTCGCCCCTAGTCAACTATTCCAAGATTGGCTCGCGAGTGGGATCCCGAAGACAATTGTAA
- a CDS encoding lytic transglycosylase: protein MRVLICGLLGTILVGCQVAPNPNSDSQPKETSKDEVSQVEESTAVQQPETDATPKLAKEPVVTPQSQEDVWQRIAMQLEMPIPQHKTVDYYRTWYLKHPGHLRTVSQRAQPFMHLIVEKIEERDLPMELALLPIVESSFDAFAYSHGRAAGLWQFVPATGKAMGLEQNFWYDGRRDVSASTDAALDYLTQQSRRFDGDWSHAIAAYNSGGGRVNSAIRKNRNAGKPTDFFSLDLPKETSGYLPKLLALADIVANQEKYGIDIPAIANEKVVTQIDPEEQLDLAVAAEYAGISVKELQGLNPAYNQWSTAPETYHQLLLPTSSVQQFKENLEANRGKGVRLVRYQVKSGDSLSVIAQRHNTTSQVIRTANGLSDDNIRIGQHLMVPNSIKDDQAYALTASNRLKSTQAQSRGQYKLNHQVKSGESLWTIARAHSVSYRSLAQWNGMAPNDTLRVGQSLVVWKEGKEGSIIRTVIYNVRSGDTISGIADKFKVKSRDVVKWNELHNQKYLQPGQRLKLYVDVTKVSV from the coding sequence ATGCGCGTACTCATCTGTGGTTTGTTAGGGACGATCTTAGTTGGTTGTCAGGTCGCTCCTAACCCCAACTCTGACTCACAACCTAAAGAGACATCAAAGGACGAAGTGAGCCAAGTGGAAGAATCCACTGCTGTGCAGCAGCCTGAAACTGATGCAACACCTAAGCTGGCGAAAGAGCCTGTTGTCACACCTCAGTCTCAAGAAGATGTGTGGCAACGCATTGCAATGCAACTTGAGATGCCAATCCCACAGCACAAAACCGTCGACTACTACCGAACTTGGTATTTGAAGCACCCTGGGCATCTGCGCACTGTATCTCAACGTGCACAACCTTTTATGCACTTGATTGTTGAGAAGATTGAAGAGCGCGATCTACCAATGGAGCTCGCTTTATTGCCTATCGTTGAAAGCTCATTCGATGCGTTCGCCTATTCACATGGTCGTGCCGCGGGTTTGTGGCAATTTGTCCCTGCCACCGGTAAAGCGATGGGCTTAGAGCAAAACTTTTGGTATGACGGTCGCCGTGATGTTTCAGCATCCACCGATGCCGCACTGGATTATCTCACCCAACAAAGCCGTCGCTTCGATGGTGATTGGTCACACGCTATTGCTGCCTACAACAGTGGTGGTGGTCGCGTAAACAGTGCCATTCGTAAAAACCGCAACGCAGGCAAACCAACCGATTTCTTCTCTTTAGACCTTCCTAAAGAGACCAGTGGCTACCTACCTAAACTGTTAGCACTTGCAGACATCGTTGCGAATCAAGAGAAGTACGGCATAGATATTCCAGCCATCGCTAACGAAAAAGTCGTCACTCAGATTGATCCAGAAGAGCAACTCGACCTCGCGGTTGCTGCGGAGTATGCAGGGATTAGCGTAAAAGAGCTGCAAGGCCTCAACCCTGCCTACAACCAATGGTCAACAGCACCAGAGACGTACCACCAGCTTTTGCTTCCTACGTCATCAGTACAGCAATTCAAGGAAAACCTAGAAGCAAATCGTGGTAAAGGCGTGCGCTTAGTTCGCTACCAAGTAAAATCTGGCGATAGCCTTAGCGTCATTGCTCAGCGCCACAATACGACCTCGCAGGTGATCCGCACAGCGAATGGCCTGAGCGACGACAATATTCGCATCGGGCAACACCTCATGGTGCCGAACTCAATCAAAGATGACCAAGCGTATGCGTTAACCGCAAGCAACCGTCTAAAGAGCACACAGGCGCAATCTCGTGGCCAGTATAAGCTCAACCATCAAGTGAAGAGCGGTGAAAGCTTGTGGACGATTGCGAGAGCACACAGTGTCTCCTACCGATCACTTGCACAATGGAATGGTATGGCACCGAACGATACATTGCGTGTGGGCCAAAGCCTTGTCGTGTGGAAAGAGGGGAAAGAGGGCTCAATTATTCGCACCGTCATCTATAACGTTCGCTCTGGTGATACCATTAGCGGCATTGCCGACAAATTCAAAGTAAAGAGTCGTGACGTTGTGAAATGGAACGAGCTACATAACCAGAAATATCTTCAGCCAGGTCAGCGTCTTAAGCTCTATGTTGATGTTACGAAGGTGAGTGTGTAA
- a CDS encoding YIP1 family protein — protein MNGSSNPLIMVLDIFRAPSAAFLALYQRGAWGWQTYIFLILSPFLFWGAYFDLADFETMRQVLVSQLPNATPEQIAQIDANTLMASEIISDIAGRTLTIIMLTFWFNLATKNNQLQLGFWKWFAAATVMIFPAVIGDLASYVSVLLKHGDVMIYAADLNSLNGLIKLPLGHNWSQFASSFPLLMPWYIVLGFAALGTWTQLERGPALVIATLPWIAFYTIWALYIVIFG, from the coding sequence ATGAACGGTTCAAGCAACCCTTTAATCATGGTGCTCGATATTTTTCGCGCGCCATCGGCCGCTTTTCTTGCGCTCTATCAACGTGGCGCATGGGGGTGGCAGACTTATATTTTCTTAATTCTTAGCCCCTTCCTATTTTGGGGCGCGTATTTCGATCTTGCTGATTTTGAAACTATGCGTCAGGTGCTTGTGTCGCAGTTACCCAATGCGACGCCTGAGCAGATTGCTCAGATTGATGCCAATACGCTAATGGCCAGTGAAATCATCAGCGATATCGCAGGCCGAACTCTCACCATTATCATGTTGACGTTCTGGTTTAACTTAGCCACGAAAAATAACCAACTGCAGCTTGGTTTTTGGAAATGGTTTGCAGCGGCAACCGTGATGATTTTTCCTGCTGTGATTGGCGATCTTGCTAGCTATGTGAGTGTACTGCTTAAACACGGTGATGTGATGATTTATGCCGCTGACCTAAATAGCCTCAACGGTCTGATCAAACTGCCGCTGGGACATAACTGGTCACAATTTGCGAGCTCATTCCCGCTGTTAATGCCTTGGTATATCGTGCTAGGTTTCGCAGCACTAGGCACTTGGACACAGCTTGAGCGTGGTCCAGCACTGGTGATTGCCACGTTACCTTGGATTGCCTTTTACACCATTTGGGCACTGTATATTGTGATTTTTGGTTAA
- a CDS encoding sugar ABC transporter substrate-binding protein, with the protein MRAVRLFINSLLLLVSASAFGETEDIDSSLNENPNSPLSIEVWSSFQGDLLDIAAIRFQHETGNELAIRQFSSTFELRSELLIAQLFGTYVPDLVWMPSDFIGLHDYMGLSPFPNDWVDKTLFEQRSIDSLSLDGQFFGVPLSLGNHLMLYYDKRRVTKPATSWEALISASRLMDKPILAITLNDAYFFNAFFSLYYPTSPLVSFEFDQQATEQTLTFVRSLIELGVIVADCDHQCGREKLLNGEVDYLIDGDWALSHLPAPYAKSHLAIAPTLPTWRDKEMISFSGGKVIAITEVALAETSKRDVLRKFIELIQDPVFLSELKREAYHVSAVSSLNNDKHYSALEKAIYEQYLRAQPMPIDPRLSIGWESLARTLQRVDEGMPIDQAAFFFEEFFSKYQKRLK; encoded by the coding sequence TTGCGTGCTGTTCGTCTATTCATAAATTCTCTGCTGTTATTGGTTTCTGCATCGGCTTTTGGAGAAACCGAAGATATTGACTCCAGTTTGAATGAGAATCCAAATTCTCCGCTCTCTATCGAAGTTTGGTCATCATTTCAGGGCGACTTGCTAGATATAGCTGCAATACGCTTTCAACATGAGACTGGAAATGAGCTTGCCATTCGTCAGTTTAGCTCGACCTTTGAGCTACGCTCTGAACTGCTTATCGCACAGCTATTTGGTACGTATGTCCCCGATCTTGTTTGGATGCCTTCAGACTTTATTGGCCTTCATGACTATATGGGGCTTTCACCGTTTCCCAATGACTGGGTAGATAAAACACTATTCGAGCAGCGGAGCATCGATTCATTGAGTTTAGATGGACAGTTTTTTGGTGTTCCCTTATCTCTCGGCAATCACCTTATGCTTTATTACGATAAACGCCGAGTAACCAAACCTGCGACCAGTTGGGAAGCTCTGATATCGGCTTCTCGCTTGATGGATAAACCCATTCTCGCTATAACGTTGAACGACGCCTATTTTTTTAACGCCTTTTTCTCTCTGTATTATCCAACTTCACCGTTGGTAAGTTTTGAATTCGACCAACAAGCCACAGAGCAGACCCTCACTTTTGTTCGAAGTCTGATTGAATTAGGGGTGATCGTTGCGGATTGCGATCATCAATGTGGTCGTGAAAAATTGCTCAATGGTGAGGTTGACTATTTAATTGATGGTGACTGGGCGCTGAGTCATCTTCCTGCACCTTATGCAAAGAGCCATCTTGCTATCGCACCAACGCTACCAACTTGGCGAGACAAGGAGATGATCTCTTTTTCAGGAGGGAAAGTCATCGCCATTACTGAGGTTGCCTTGGCAGAGACGAGCAAGCGTGATGTTCTCAGAAAGTTCATCGAGTTAATTCAAGATCCTGTGTTTCTTTCGGAATTAAAAAGAGAGGCTTACCACGTTTCGGCGGTCTCTTCTTTAAATAATGATAAACATTATTCAGCTCTGGAAAAGGCAATCTACGAGCAATATTTGCGCGCACAACCTATGCCTATCGACCCGAGATTAAGTATTGGTTGGGAATCACTGGCGCGAACCTTACAGCGAGTTGATGAGGGTATGCCTATCGATCAGGCGGCGTTTTTCTTTGAAGAGTTCTTTTCTAAGTATCAAAAGAGGTTGAAATGA